ctggttgctatttgcagtatatagcatgtttctgcacatatataaggatagatcagcagagttattcagggttacaggatgtgaggggatggagtaaggttaggacttagtgtttggtatccagaagtgcaatatcttgagacctatattctggttgctatgtgcagtatatagcatgtttctgcacatatataaggatagaacagcagagttattcagggttacaggatgtgaggggatggagtaaggttaggacttagtatttggtaaccagaagtgcaatatcttgagacctatattctggttgctatgtgcagtatatagcatgtttctgcacatatataaggatagaacagcagagttattcagggttacaggatgtgaggggatggagtaaggttaggacttagtgtttggtatccagaagtgcaatatcttgagacctatattctggttgctatgtgcagtttatagcatgtttctgcacatatataaggatagaacaacagagttattcagggttacaggatgtgaggggatggagtaaggttaggacttagtgcttggtatccagaagtgcaatatcttgagacctatattctggttgctatgtacagtatatagcatgtttctgcacatatatataaggatagaacagcagagttattcagggttacaggatgtgaggggatggagtaaggttagtacttagtgtttggtatccagaagtgcaatatcttgagacctatattctggttgctatgtgcagtatatagcatgtttctgcacatatataaggatagaacagcagagttattcagggatacaggatgtgaggggatggagcaaggttaggaataagtgtttggtatctagaagtgcaatatcttgagacctatattctggttgctatgtgcagtttatagcatgtttctgcacatatataaggatagaacagcagagttattcagggttacaggatgtgaggggatggagtaaggttaggacttagtgtttggtaaccagaagtgcagtatcttgagacctatattctggttgctatttgcagtttatagcatgtttctgcacatatataaggatagaacagcagagttattcagggttacaggatgtgaggggatggagtaaggttaggacttagtgtttggtaaccagaagtgcaatatcttgagacctatattctggttgctatgtgcagtttatagcatgtttctgcacatatataaggatagaacagcagagttattcagggttacatgatgtgaggggatggagtaaggttaggacttagtgtttggtaaccagaagtgcagtatcttgagacctatattctggttgctatttgcagtttatagcatgtttctgcacatatataaggatagaacagcagagttattcagggttacaggatgtgaggggatggagtaaggttaggacttagtgtttggtaactagaagtgcaatatcttgagacctatattctggttgctatttgcagtttatagcatgtttctgcacatatataaggatagaacagcagagtcattcagggttacaggatgtgaggggatggagtaaggttaggacttagtgtttggtaaccagaagtgcaatatcttgagacctatattctggttgctatttgcagtatatagcatgtttctgcacatatataaggatagaacagcagagtcattcagggttacaggatgtgaggggatggagtaaggttaggacttagtgtttggtatccagaagtgcaatatcttgagacctatattctggttgctatgtgcagtttatagcatgtttctgcacatatataaggatagaacagcagagttattcagggttacaggatgtgaggggtggagtaaggttaggacttagtgtttggtaaccagaagtgcagtatcttgagacctatattctggttgctatttgcagtttatagcatgtttctgcacatatataaggatagaacagcagagtcattcagggatacaggatgtgaggggatggagtaaggttaggacttagtgtttggtaaccagaagtgcaatatcttgagacctatattctggttgctatgtgcagtatatagcatgtttctgcacatatataagggtagaacagcagagttattcagggttacaggatgtgaggggatggagtaaggttaggaataagtgtttggtaaccagaagtgcaatatcttgagacctatattctggttgctatttgcagtttatagcatgtttctgcacatatataaagatagaacagcagagttattcagggttacaggatgtgaggggatggagcaaggttaggaataagtgtttggtaaccagaagtgcaatatcttgagacctatattctggttgctatttgcagtttatagcatgtttctgcacatatataagtatagaacagcagagttattcagggttacaggatgtgaggggatggagtaaggttaggacttagtgtttggtaaccagaagtgcaatatcttgagacctattttctggttgctatgtgcagtttatagcatgtttctgcacatatataaggatagaaaagcagagttattcagggttacaggatgtgaggggatggagtaaggttaggacttagtgtttggtaaccagaagtgcaatatcttgagacctatattctggttgctatttgcagtatatagcatgtttctgcacatatataaggatagaacagcagagttattcagggtaacaggatgtgaggggatggagcaaggttaggaataagtgtttggtaaccagaagtgcaatatcttgagacctatattctggttgctatttgcagtttatagcatgtttctgcacatatataagtatagaacagcagagttattcagggttacaggatgtgaggggatggagtaaggttaggactaagtgtttggtaaccagaagtgcaatatcttgagacctattttctggttgctatgtgcagtttatagcatgtttctgcacatatataaggatagaaaagcagagttattcagggttacaggatgtgaggggatggagtaaggttaggacttagtgtttggtatctagaagtgcaatatcttgagacctatattctggttgctatgtgcagtttatagcatgtttctgcacatatataaggatagaacagcagagtcattcagggttacaggatgtgaggggatggagtaaggttaggacttagtgtttggtaaccagaagtgcaatatcttgagacctatattctggttgctatttgcagtatatagcatgtttctgcacatatataaggatagaaaagcagagtcattcagggttacaggatgtgaggggatggagcaaggttaggacttagtgtttggtaaccagaagtgcagtatcttgagacctatattctggttgctatttgcagtttatagcatgtttctgcacatatataaggatagaacagcagagttattcagggttacaggatgtgaggggatggagtaaggttaggacttagtgtttggtaactagaagtgcaatatcttgagacctatattctggttgctatttgcagtttctagcatgtttctgcacatatataaggatagaacagcagagtcattcagggttacaggatgtgaggggatggagtaaggttaggacttagtgtttggtaaccagaagtgcaatatcttgagacctatattctggttgctatttgcagtatatagcatgtttctgcacatatataaggatagaacagcagagtcattcagggttacaggatgtgaggggatggagtaaggttaggacttagtgtttggtatccagaagtgcaatatcttgagacctatattcttgttgctatgtgcagtttatagcatgtttctgcacatatataaggatagaacagcagagttattcagggttacaggatgtgaggggtggagtaaggttaggacttagtgtttggtaaccagaagtgcagtatcttgagacctatattctggttgctatgtgcagtatatagcatgtttctgcacatatataaggatagaacagcagagtcattcagggttacaggatgtgaggggatggagtaaggttaggaataagtgtttggtaaccagaagtgcaatatcttgagacctatattctggttgctatttgcagtttatagcatgtttctgcacatatataaggatagaacagcagagttattcagggttacaggatgtgaggggatggagtaaggttaggacttagtgtttggtaaccagaagtgcaatatcttgagacctatattctggttgctatttgcagtatatagcatgtttctgcacatatataaggatagaacagcagagttattcagggtaacaggatgtgaggggatggagcaaggttaggaataagtgtttggtaaccagaagtgcaatatcttgagacctatattctggttgctatttgcagtttatagcatgtttctgcacatatataagtatagaacagcagagttattcagggttacaggatgtgaggggatggagtaaggttaggacttagtgtttggtaaccagaagtgcaatatcttgagacctatattctggttgctatgtgcagtttatagcatgtttctgcacatatataaggatagaaaagcagagttattcagggttacaggatgtgaggggatggagtaaggttaggacttagtgtttggtatctagaagtgcaatatcttgagacctatattctggttgctatgtgcagtgtatagcatgtttctgcacatatataaggatagaacagcagagttattcagggttacaggatgtgaggggatggagcaaggttaggacttagtgtttggtatctagaagtgcaatatctggagacctatattctggttgctatgtgcagtttatagcatgtttctgcacatatataaggatagaacagcagagttattcagggatacaggatgtgaggggatggagtaaggttaggacttagtgtttggtaaccagaagtgcaatatcttgagacctattttctggttgctatgtgcagtttatagcatgtttctgcacatatataaggatagaacagcagagttattcagggttacaggatgtgaggggatggagtaaggttaggacttagggggacatttactaagattcgtatttttcagaatcatgttcaagttcaaatgcgactgacatcgacagtgtaatcttgcaactttttgaattgattacgactcatttactaagcattcgtattcgtattttttgtatcttccgatgtcgatgtcattcgtgcttttctgctgtagaatgCGGCCGCGTTTAGTTTTTCACGGCCGCGTAGGGGTTTTTTTTTAACgaatgcgtcacaagtctgttacggcagtgttttttatTTTGCGGCCGCGATTTGtcttctaagtttcgttttcgtcacgcggccgtgattggttgtattcgtcaaggaggagtgtctgtgcatgttactataaaaacgccccaaacactccgcacctcgtgggtttagctagtggagaggagagaggaaggtgtatttggagttggtgagtttggtggagtttttggtggatttggagaggagtttggtgattgttgagtgctgtactgtgtgtgttagtagtcttgtgaactttgttgtattgttttttaccagtttgttaatttttttgtccttgttttttttttcagtcttttgtctttgtttgtgagtgagtgagcgtgtgtgttggctgtgtggtgtgtagtaggagtagtggaggagtgtgttttgtgttttcttttttcaGTGTTttctgttgtttgtcatgtccgactcagaggtcagtgtggtggcggaggttagtgaggtggaggctggtagtgaggtggaggctcgtagtgaggtggaggctgttagtgaggtggaggggggtagtgagagggaggaggtgagtgaggaggaggaggagggggtgcctgttggtcAGTTttctagtgatagtgatggtgctgtggctccgcagccacgcaccactaccaagactggcaggaatataaagttcagctatgctgaaaacatggcgttggtgcgggagctgatgaagcaccatcgccaattgtttggtcaggatgctgccagggtgtcctcccgcaggaagtctgccctgtgggggcaagtcatacttgctgtcaatagtgagggtgtggtgaggcggacagaggacacgtgccgcaagcggttCTATGAtatcaagcggcgtgtcaaggccaagatggccaaagagtccaaagcTGCACGTCGGACCGGAGGTGGCCCACCTTTACGTGTcgcctatcgggactgggaggagcctgtgcgggcattgattccttgcgaagtggtgtctgctactcacgtccgggattctgaccgacccacgcaggatggtaagtttgtttgttaatggtgttttttttttttttatttctttttttttgggtgtaatttttgtgttttttactgggttttttttaaaagtgcaggcctatgctcccttaagatgTGTTTTTGTTCTTTGCAAAATTTATGCAGCAAGCATATGTTGCTTTACAATTTATGGCCCTATTTTTGGCGCTAATGCTGTAACGTGTGTTTGTTTGCATGCCTCATTTGGATTTAACTTAAACAGACCACTGTAAAACGTGTACTTTTCAAAAACATTACATTTTGAATAACTTTGAAAGTAATTACTCTCTGCCATATTTTTCAACATTGATGTTTGTTTATGATAAAAAGTGTTGCTCACATGACTTACTTTTTTTTTACCAACtccaaaaaccaaaaaaaaacgcACTTAAGCTTTTTATTcttgtgtaaaaaaaacaaaatatatgCTTACAGTACATCAATGGTTTGCACTGGGTCCTTTTTAAAAATAATTTGAAAATAATGTTGATGTTCCTTTTTTCACAGTCACACAGGCCAGCCGGCAAGAAAGGCCTCAGACCAGTCgtgatgatgccggtattgcaggtaagtctttacTGTAGTCACTTTTTCTGAAaaaacatagaagtacaaaatattaattttaaattttcaacctaggttctgcttctggaagccgccctcctgtaaggcgcccatcacagggctcgggccacttaccaaggaggccaactaagactcgGCGTCTTGGGTCTGATTCTgctcctccatcatccccacccaggcgaaggctatcggcagtgtcatcccagccaccactggcactattggcgagttcgcagagtgatgagcccacatcacctcagttatctggtgagtaaaatttGTAAAAAAACACATAAGCAAGAATATACACAGTACATTTATGATGTTGTTAGtgtgtttggagtttacatgttttcccctgcaatcaatgtgatgtaatgtcttcaattgctcaaggtgattTGATTCAAATaactaaggtcttagtggatggtctagacaatcTAGTTGTTTGTAAAAAACTGTTTGGACGaaacattaagcacacacacgttttCCTTGAACACAATTATGAAGTGTATTAAATTTAATTACTAAACACAAAAGCAAAAATAGTGATCACACATCGTCCCtaaccagtatgtagatggcttacttgctcagctcctcggcactatacaggtaagtagtctatctcgtggtgaggggagggaatataacagtgtaatgttgtggagggaagttagttatgTGAGGAATCTGCAAATGGGTCAATATCTGTGCCAGTGTGGGGTTTATGTTTGTAAAAAGTGCAACATAGTTAACGCATAGAAAAACAAGAGGTAATATTTCAAAATGGTCTTATtatgaatgtattaatgtgttgtaTTAGCCACGCCCAAATTTAAAACaaacaacattgcatgttgcctaccccatacagagcccaaCTTGATGTCCGGTGACgagcagcagggaccagaacaacagccatcattcacactgcaacttacagctgttgatccaagcatgccaatccagttgcaggatataccccaaccaaccagcagtccacaactggcacaagctcccccCCAAACCCAAATTCCAGACGACTTTTGgtcaagttggacaagccaacaggcccaaagcaatgccaccctcacccaacacacacaacaccttgccagtctgccccatcatcttccgcgtcttagtcgcaactcgggcagactaataGTCCAAGTAGGGAG
The DNA window shown above is from Pseudophryne corroboree isolate aPseCor3 chromosome 3 unlocalized genomic scaffold, aPseCor3.hap2 SUPER_3_unloc_70, whole genome shotgun sequence and carries:
- the LOC134984663 gene encoding uncharacterized protein LOC134984663, with protein sequence MALVRELMKHHRQLFGQDAARVSSRRKSALWGQVILAVNSEGVVRRTEDTCRKRFYDIKRRVKAKMAKESKAARRTGGGPPLRVAYRDWEEPVRALIPCEVVSATHVRDSDRPTQDVTQASRQERPQTSRDDAGIAGSASGSRPPVRRPSQGSGHLPRRPTKTRRLGSDSAPPSSPPRRRLSAVSSQPPLALLASSQSDEPTSPQLSEPNLMSGDEQQGPEQQPSFTLQLTAVDPSMPIQLQDIPQPTSSPQLAQAPPQTQIPDDFWSSWTSQQAQSNATLTQHTQHLASLPHHLPRLSRNSGRLIVQVGRMATSMEQIRAENSQMNANLTRIIDDQQRHQQALVQIIQHNQVVNEALSRIVASHTATNTQLIASLNNLSSNIANMGGHQATSSSGTTTPVQTPVTSPVRRSSRARASEPAPSTHKRKK